A stretch of the Neofelis nebulosa isolate mNeoNeb1 chromosome 1, mNeoNeb1.pri, whole genome shotgun sequence genome encodes the following:
- the LOC131504921 gene encoding uncharacterized protein LOC131504921 produces the protein MAGGPEEQGAAGLMRHSKSRCPPAGSDRGTRFPFRIKRVFPFFPAWPTESFLNWTWRSSIKSVEKLAKEETVEKSPLGQRRLPAPIPARGRVRRRPGKHAPTSPATGRRILPSEHRRGRLYSERLFSSRYLLGEGRGEGVGPSAHTAIYWDAFLRAHLGPPTHPSSPPPPPPLPCLSPNRFLKAQLRDVFPPATSRLCYARELLNALPATCGNHAFLPKSAPPGAPAPIFVPHRTPSLCAPDHRGPQGKGASQAPAPVVPRPAAERAPWRAAVPAKAAAHGGALLGSQHQGAPETVRVL, from the coding sequence ATGGCTGGCGGCCCTGAGGAGCAGGGAGCCGCGGGGTTAATGCGCCATTCCAAATCGAGGTGCCCGCCAGCAGGAAGCGACAGAGGCACCAGATTTCCCTTCCGCATTAAgagggtttttccttttttccctgctTGGCCGACGGAGAGCTTTTTAAATTGGACGTGGAGATCCTCAATTAAAAGTGTGGAGAAGTTGGCAAAAGAGGAAACAGTGGAAAAGTCCCCGCTTGGCCAGAGGAGGCTCCCGGCTCCCATTCCCGCCCGCGGCCGGGTGCGGCGCAGGCCCGGAAAGCACGCTCCCACCTCCCCCGCGACAGGGAGGCGCATTCTTCCCTCGGAGCATCGCCGGGGCCGGCTCTACTCGGAGCGGCTCTTTAGTTCCCGGTATCTGCTGGGCGAAGGAAGAGGCGAGGGGGTTGGGCCCTCAGCACACACAGCGATCTACTGGGACGCTTTTCTCAGAGCCCATCTGGGCCCCCCAactcacccctcctccccccccccccccccgccccttccctgtttgtccCCTAACCGCTTTCTCAAAGCACAGCTGCGGGACGTGTTTCCGCCTGCAACCAGCCGCCTTTGCTATGCGCGCGAATTGCTTAACGCGCTGCCTGCCACGTGCGGTAACCACGCTTTCCTCCCGAAGTCGGCTCCACCAGGTGCCCCCGCACCCATTTTTGTACCCCACAGGACGCCTTCCCTCTGCGCCCCGGACCATCGCGGCCCGCAGGGAAAGGGCGCGTCACAGGCGCCCGCACCGGTGGTCCCCAGGCCCGCGGCGGAAAGGGCGCCCTGGAGAGCCGCAGTGCCGGCAAAAGCCGCGGCTCACGGTGGGGCGCTTCTGGGTTCCCAGCACCAGGGGGCACCAGAAACCGTCCGAGTCCTGTAG